The DNA window TAATTGCAATGTCAAAATGATCTATACAAATAGGTCCAACAAGCTATTCAAATAACGTTTGCCGGTGTCGGTAAGCTGCCATTCTTCAGTATTGCTGGTGATGAGCTTCATTGACTCGGCTTTTTTGAGGTGTTGCAATTCAATGCTGCTTAATTCGCGGCCAGTATTTTTGGTAAATTCAGCCTTAGGGCAAGCCTCCATAATACGAAAACGATTCATGAAAAATTCAAATGCAAGATCGTCACTTTCAACCGGTATCACTTTATCCATGTAAGAGCGCGTGAGGTCCATATAGCCTTTTGGATGCTTCACTTTAACGGTTCGCAAAATTTCGTATTCAGGTACTATATTTGTATTAGCCGCTGCATCTTGTTCGGCCCTCTTTGGCATCTGCTTGGCCATACGCGTGATTTTGCCGTGTGCACCGCAACCAATGCCAAGGTAGTCGCCAAAGCGCCAGTAGTTTAAATTGTGTTGGCACTGCTGGCCTTTTTTTGCATAGGCTGATATTTCATATTGTTCATAGCCCGCAGCGCTTAGGATTTGATGACCACGCTCCTGAATTTCCCAAAGTATATCATCGTCGGGAAGCGTGGGTGGCTTTGAGTAAAATGAGGTGTTTGGCTCAATAGTGAGTTGGTACCACGACAAATGAGGTGGTGCCAAGGCAATGGCTTTATGCAAATCTTGCATAGCGTCTTCAACACTTTGATTTGGCAAGCCATGCATTAAATCTAAGTTGAAACTGCGTAACGGCAAGCGTTTCGCTAGTTCAATGGCTGATGTTGCTTGCGTTGAATCGTGAATTCGACCGAGAGCCTTCAAATGCTGCTCATCAAAGCTTTGTACGCCCACTGAAATACGGTTAATACCTGCTTTTTCGAAACCGATAAATTTATCGGCTTCAACGGTACCCGGATTGGCTTCCATGGTAATTTCAGCGCTAGGTGACAAAGGGATCCTCGCTGCAATGCCGTCAATTAATCTCTGCATTCCCGCAACGGAGAGTAAGCTCGGTGTACCACCGCCAATGAAAATGGTAGACACTTCACGCATCTCGCCATCAATGGTCACCAGCGGGAGATCTTGCGTTAAGTCATCTAGCAGGTGGCTAATATATTCAGATTCGGGCAAGCCGCCCTTTAAGTTGTGCGAGTTAAAATCACAGTAGGGGCATTTTTGTACGCACCAAGGAATATGCACATACAAACTGAGGGGAGGCAAACTTGCTACGCTGTCATCAGTCGCGGGCATTGTATATATGGATGTGTTTAAGGTAGTTGACGAAATAGAGCTCAACTTTTCAATACTTCCTGCATGCGCTGTATTAACTGCACAAGGGCTTTGCCGCGATGGCTAACTTTGTTTTTGGTGTGCTTGTCTAGTTCAGCAGCACTGCATTTTTGCTCTGGTAACCAAAAAATAGGATCATAGCCAAATCCACCGTTGCCGTTGCGTGAGGTGCTAATTTCGCCGTGCCATTCACCCTGACAGATAATCGGAGTCGGGTCGAGTTCGTGTTGCATAAATACAAGAACACATAGAAAACGCGCTTTGCGATTGTCGGTTTCATTTGCTAAAGCGCCTAACAATTTGTCGATGTTATCGCTATCGTTAGCACTTTCACCAGCGTAGCGAGAAGAGTATATGCCCGGTGCACCGCCAAGTGCATCTACCGCCAGACCGCTATCGTCGGCAATCGCAGGTAGCCCAGTCACTTTTGCTGCGTGACGAGCCTTAATAATTGCATTTTCAACGAACGTAGTGCCAGTTTCAGGCACTTCTTCTACATTGAACTCCGACTGCGGTGATACCTTAATTGAAAAACCATCAAAAAGGGTTGAGAACTCTGCAACTTTTCCTTTGTTACCAGTGGCTAAGACTATTTGCTTTATGCTCATTTAGGCCTCTTTTGATTTAGGTGATGAGGGTCTAGTCGTCTTCTTTTTAAACTTGGTCTTCGCCTTAGATTTAGCTTTTGCTTTCTTTGCTTTACCTGTTAATTTTACTTTTTTCTTTCTCACCACAAGCGGTGGTTTATTTTTTGGACGTAAACCATCAATGACGCGAGCTTTAAATGGCTCTTTGGTGTAACGCTCTACTTTTCCCACTTTTTCAAAGTCATGCGCTTCAACAATCGATATTGCTGTGCCTTTTGCGCCCGCTCGGCCCGTTCGGCCTATGCGATGCACATAAATATCTGAACCACGAGGCATGTCATAGTTAATAACATGACTAATATCCTGAACATCAATGCCTCTCGCCGCCACATCGGTAGCGATCAGAATTTTCACTTCACCGGCTTTAAAGCTCGCGAGTGCGGCGTTGCGCTTATCTTGCGGCATTTCGCCTTGCAAATAAGTTACGCTAAATTTTTGGCTAGCCAAAAAATCTTTTAGGTTATGCAAGCGTTCTCGCGTTTTTACAAAAACGATGCAAGACTCAATGGTATTGAGTAAATGATGCACTAATATGGCATTTTTGTGCTGTAAGTCGTCAGCTAAGTGATACCACTGAATAATTTTGTTCTTTTCTTTTCTTGATGAGTCTGCAGAAAGTGTAACGGGATCTTTTAAAAGTTCCTCAGCGAAATTTCGTACGCCTTTCCCTTCCAGCGTTGCAGAAAACAACATGCTTTGTTTACGCCACCTAGCTTCCCCTGCAATTTGATGGACAATGGATGAAAAGCCCATGTCTAACATGCGGTCTGCTTCATCTAATATGAGTGATTCAATGTCACGGCAGTCAAAGCTTTCTTGTTCAATATGCTCAAACAATCGACCCGGTGTTGCCACTAGAATGTCGACCTTTGCGTTTAGCGTTTCACGATCGGTACCGTAGTTAATGCCACCAGTGATGACACCACAGGTCAAATGCGTAAATTTAGTGATAGCGACGGCTTGTTCATATACTTGATTTGCTAGTTCTCTGGTAGGAACCAATACAAGCGCTCTCGTTGAACTGTCGTCTTTTCGCGGATAATCAAGTAAATATTGGCAAACAGGCAACAAGAATGCCGCAGTTTTGCCGGTGCCCGTTGGAGCATCAGCGAGTATATCTTTACCTTCCATTGCATGAGGAATGACCAAAGACTGAATACTGGTTGGGCGTTCATAGCCCATTTCGGCGACGGCTCTGCAGAGCTCGTCATCTAAATCTAATTGTGCAAACATGTATGACTTAGTTTCGTTTGTGTTTGGGCGCATTCTACCTCAAATCGACGATAACGAGTATGCTTGTTTTAATGCAAAACGGTATTTTCTTACAATACGTAAAATACACTGTAGGTGTTAGCATTCTCGCTCCTTAAGCATTGACTTAAATAGCGATACTCGATAGTTTATCAACACAATAATTATGACAGCGCAGATAACGTGTATTTAAGCTATTTTGGGTTATCGGACAACCCATTTTCAATTGCCCCTAACCCCGATTACCTCTTCATGAGCCCGCGACACCGCGAAGCACTGGCTCACCTAACGTTTGGTTTAAAGGAGTCGGGCGGTTTTGTAATGTTAACGGGTGAAGTAGGAACGGGAAAAACCACAGTATCGCGCAAACTGTTGCAAGATTTATCGGATGACACACAAACGGCAGTTATTTTAAATCCCACCTTGTCTGCCATAGAGTTATTAGCAACCGTTTGCGACGAGCTAGGCATTCGTTATGAAACGAACACTCATTCACTAAAAGTATTCACAGATAAAATTTTAAATAAGCTCGCCGACAATCACGCTAACGGCATCAATACCGTGCTGATTATTGATGAAGCTCAGCATCTAATGCCAGAAGTATTGGAACAACTGCGTTTGTTAACGAATTTAGAAACAACCCGAGAAAAGCTCTTAAAAGTTGTACTGATTGGTCAACCCGAGTTACAGCAGCTGTTGCGTCGCATTGAGCTTAGGCAATTAGCGCAGCGCGTGACTGCGCGCTATCATTTGTTGCCGTTGACAAAAGCAGAGGTTGCCTTGTACGTTGCTCACCGTCTTCAGGTCGCAAATGGCAACCCAAGCATATTTACACCAACATCGTTAAGCAGCTTATTTCAAATCAGTGGCGGCATTCCTAGAGTGATCAATTTGCTTTGCGACCGGGCCATGACTCTTGCTTATACTTTACAAAAACCTCTTATTACTCATCAACTAGTTACTGCAGCGAGTTATCAAGTACTTGGCGAAGATATTGTACAGCAGCGTCAAAAAGAGCTGTGGCAGCGTATTTTTGTAGGCAGTTTTGTTGCGTCCATTGTTGTTGGCTTGCTGGTGGGAGGACTGTATGCATAAGGTGATTAATGTAAAAGACTTACAGCCCGGTATGTTAGTTAGCAAAGTGATTAGTCAGCATGGTCCGGTTAAAATCCGCAAAATTGGCATGATCCGCAGCCCTGAAATGATCAAAGGCTTGACCGAAATGGGCGTGACTGAAGTTGAAGTTGATTTAAGCCAAAGTTTCGGTTTACAAGACGCCGATGAAGCTGAGATCTCAATTGAACCTTTAGAAAAAGAGGCAAAATTAACGCCGACTCAACAGCTTTTACA is part of the Glaciecola nitratireducens FR1064 genome and encodes:
- a CDS encoding XTP/dITP diphosphatase, with protein sequence MSIKQIVLATGNKGKVAEFSTLFDGFSIKVSPQSEFNVEEVPETGTTFVENAIIKARHAAKVTGLPAIADDSGLAVDALGGAPGIYSSRYAGESANDSDNIDKLLGALANETDNRKARFLCVLVFMQHELDPTPIICQGEWHGEISTSRNGNGGFGYDPIFWLPEQKCSAAELDKHTKNKVSHRGKALVQLIQRMQEVLKS
- the hemW gene encoding radical SAM family heme chaperone HemW: MPATDDSVASLPPLSLYVHIPWCVQKCPYCDFNSHNLKGGLPESEYISHLLDDLTQDLPLVTIDGEMREVSTIFIGGGTPSLLSVAGMQRLIDGIAARIPLSPSAEITMEANPGTVEADKFIGFEKAGINRISVGVQSFDEQHLKALGRIHDSTQATSAIELAKRLPLRSFNLDLMHGLPNQSVEDAMQDLHKAIALAPPHLSWYQLTIEPNTSFYSKPPTLPDDDILWEIQERGHQILSAAGYEQYEISAYAKKGQQCQHNLNYWRFGDYLGIGCGAHGKITRMAKQMPKRAEQDAAANTNIVPEYEILRTVKVKHPKGYMDLTRSYMDKVIPVESDDLAFEFFMNRFRIMEACPKAEFTKNTGRELSSIELQHLKKAESMKLITSNTEEWQLTDTGKRYLNSLLDLFV
- a CDS encoding ExeA family protein codes for the protein MYLSYFGLSDNPFSIAPNPDYLFMSPRHREALAHLTFGLKESGGFVMLTGEVGTGKTTVSRKLLQDLSDDTQTAVILNPTLSAIELLATVCDELGIRYETNTHSLKVFTDKILNKLADNHANGINTVLIIDEAQHLMPEVLEQLRLLTNLETTREKLLKVVLIGQPELQQLLRRIELRQLAQRVTARYHLLPLTKAEVALYVAHRLQVANGNPSIFTPTSLSSLFQISGGIPRVINLLCDRAMTLAYTLQKPLITHQLVTAASYQVLGEDIVQQRQKELWQRIFVGSFVASIVVGLLVGGLYA
- the srmB gene encoding ATP-dependent RNA helicase SrmB, with the translated sequence MFAQLDLDDELCRAVAEMGYERPTSIQSLVIPHAMEGKDILADAPTGTGKTAAFLLPVCQYLLDYPRKDDSSTRALVLVPTRELANQVYEQAVAITKFTHLTCGVITGGINYGTDRETLNAKVDILVATPGRLFEHIEQESFDCRDIESLILDEADRMLDMGFSSIVHQIAGEARWRKQSMLFSATLEGKGVRNFAEELLKDPVTLSADSSRKEKNKIIQWYHLADDLQHKNAILVHHLLNTIESCIVFVKTRERLHNLKDFLASQKFSVTYLQGEMPQDKRNAALASFKAGEVKILIATDVAARGIDVQDISHVINYDMPRGSDIYVHRIGRTGRAGAKGTAISIVEAHDFEKVGKVERYTKEPFKARVIDGLRPKNKPPLVVRKKKVKLTGKAKKAKAKSKAKTKFKKKTTRPSSPKSKEA